In Euphorbia lathyris chromosome 10, ddEupLath1.1, whole genome shotgun sequence, a single genomic region encodes these proteins:
- the LOC136208356 gene encoding uncharacterized protein: MAGGVNRKVSASSARAHTRRANQNSSFKLPSGIFTKVLLVFAVGILAWGYQTIQPPPTKICGSPGGPSITGPRIKLRDGRYLAYKEHGVSKDVAKYKIIFLHGFGSSRHDPVVGNRLSPEFAKQLEVYIVSFDRPGYGESDPHPSRTLKSLTSDIEELADQLGLGSKFYMIGYSMGGELTWSCLKYIPHRIAGALLLTPATNFWWPGFPANLSTEGFRKMLPEDQWALRVAHYTPWLSYWWNTQKWFPGSAIIANHPDIFSQQDKEIVAKFDRKSKFLGYEKQQGEAESIHRDSAVAFGKWEFDPMDMENPFPNNEASVHLWQGDEDLFVPVMLQRYIMQRLPWIHYHELPGSGHLFPFLDGMFEKMTRLMLTGE, from the exons ATGGCAGGAGGTGTCAACAGGAAGGTATCTGCGAGTTCTGCTAGAGCTCATACTAGAAGAGCTAACCAAAACAGCTCTTTCAAGCTTCCTTCAG GGATCTTTACGAAAGTATTATTGGTTTTCGCTGTGGGGATTTTGGCATGGGGTTATCAGACGATACAACCTCCTCCAACCAAGATATGTGGCTCCCCAGGTGGACCTTCTATTACAGGACCAAGGATAAAGCTTAGAGATGGGAGGTATTTGGCATACAAAGAGCATGGTGTCTCAAAAGATGTGGCCaaatataaaatcatatttcTCCATGGTTTTGGTTCTTCTAGGCATGATCCTGTCGTTGGAAATCGTCTTTCACCA GAATTTGCCAAACAATTAGAGGTCTATATTGTGAGCTTTGACAGACCGGGTTATGGAGAGAGTGATCCTCATCCAAGTCGAACATTGAAAAGCTTAACTTCGGATATTGAAGAGCTTGCAGATCAATTGGGACTTGGATCTAAGTTCTACATGATTGGGTATTCCATGGGTGGTGAGTTGACTTGGAGCTGTCTTAAGTACATTCCTCATAG GATAGCAGGGGCATTGTTATTAACTCCAGCTACCAACTTCTGGTGGCCTGGTTTTCCAGCTAATTTATCGACTGAAGGCTTCCGCAAAATGTTACCAGAAGACCAATGGGCACTTCGTGTTGCTCATTACACTCCTTGGCTATCCTATTGGTGGAATACTCAAAAGTGGTTCCCTGGTTCTGCCATTATAGCTAACCACCCTGATATTTTTTCCCAGCAAGACAAAGAGATCGTGGCTAAGTTTGAtagaaaatcaaaatttttg GGATATGAAAAACAACAAGGAGAAGCTGAATCCATTCATCGTGACTCAGCGGTTGCATTTGGGAAGTGGGAATTTGATCCTATGGATATGGAGAATCCATTTCCAAATAACGAAGCTTCTGTTCATCTATGGCAAGGAGATGAAGATCTCTTTGTGCCTGTTATGTTGCAGCGATACATCATGCAGCGCCTTCCCTGGATTCATTATCATGAACTACCAGGTTCTGGTCATCTGTTTCCTTTCCTTGATGGAATGTTTGAGAAAATGACAAGGTTAATGTTAACTGGAGAATAG
- the LOC136209730 gene encoding uncharacterized protein isoform X3: protein MRASEMVYARGCLSTHQSHRCPPPSLLPNWQPFLFSCFECLLGSNPYLFPPNLNMDGLSNAFSVLEIEAEDDQVDIFSPMLYQSLPIVQIYWS, encoded by the exons ATGCGAGCTTCTGAAATGGTTTATGCAAGAG GTTGCCTCTCAACTCACCAGAGTCACCGTTGCCCTCCACCTTCTCTGCTTCCAAACTGGCAGCCCTTCCTTTTTTCATGCTTTGAGTGTCTTCTTGGTTCTAAT CCGTACCTATTTCCACCAAATTTAAACATGGATGGCCTTTCCAATGCATTTTCTGTGTTAGAGATTGAGGCTGAAGATGATCAAGTGGACATTTTTTCTCCAATGCTATACCAGTCTCTACCAATAGTACAG ATATATTGGAGTTGA
- the LOC136209730 gene encoding uncharacterized protein isoform X1 produces MRASEMVYARGCLSTHQSHRCPPPSLLPNWQPFLFSCFECLLGSNPYLFPPNLNMDGLSNAFSVLEIEAEDDQVDIFSPMLYQSLPIVQLNSKFADSYTSVVGWIKN; encoded by the exons ATGCGAGCTTCTGAAATGGTTTATGCAAGAG GTTGCCTCTCAACTCACCAGAGTCACCGTTGCCCTCCACCTTCTCTGCTTCCAAACTGGCAGCCCTTCCTTTTTTCATGCTTTGAGTGTCTTCTTGGTTCTAAT CCGTACCTATTTCCACCAAATTTAAACATGGATGGCCTTTCCAATGCATTTTCTGTGTTAGAGATTGAGGCTGAAGATGATCAAGTGGACATTTTTTCTCCAATGCTATACCAGTCTCTACCAATAGTACAG TTGAACTCAAAGTTTGCAGATTCATACACAAGTGTAGTAGGATGGATCAAGAATTAA
- the LOC136209730 gene encoding uncharacterized protein isoform X2, with protein sequence MRASEMVYARGCLSTHQSHRCPPPSLLPNWQPFLFSCFECLLGSNPYLFPPNLNMDGLSNAFSVLEIEAEDDQVDIFSPMLYQSLPIVQIHTQV encoded by the exons ATGCGAGCTTCTGAAATGGTTTATGCAAGAG GTTGCCTCTCAACTCACCAGAGTCACCGTTGCCCTCCACCTTCTCTGCTTCCAAACTGGCAGCCCTTCCTTTTTTCATGCTTTGAGTGTCTTCTTGGTTCTAAT CCGTACCTATTTCCACCAAATTTAAACATGGATGGCCTTTCCAATGCATTTTCTGTGTTAGAGATTGAGGCTGAAGATGATCAAGTGGACATTTTTTCTCCAATGCTATACCAGTCTCTACCAATAGTACAG ATTCATACACAAGTGTAG